Proteins co-encoded in one Setaria viridis chromosome 9, Setaria_viridis_v4.0, whole genome shotgun sequence genomic window:
- the LOC117838126 gene encoding ylmG homolog protein 2, chloroplastic has protein sequence MASPNADPPQHHVSTPPLLLAVRHIPFPGVHRPRALPAPDVLTPIARRLEELASAAAAHPLLKPLFAVHSHLSSFSQSRRLLVAARRDALLSGEHCFAAVLGDSVAGVVVANGINNFLSLYNTVLVVRLVLTWFPNTPPAIVAPLSTICDPYLNIFRGIIPPLGGTLDLSPILAFLVLNAFTSTAAALPAELPDSAAAPEHHRHSSAATSSCSAPLDLTANQRKWMQRMQSRKSQGDGDH, from the exons aTGGCCTCCCCCAACGCCGACCCGCCTCAACACCACGTCTCGACGCCGCCACTCCTCCTCGCCGTACGCCACATCCCCTTCCCCGGCGTCCACCGGCCACGCGCGCTCCCCGCCCCCGACGTCCTCACCCCTATCGCCCGCCGCCTCGAGGAGCTCgcgtccgcggccgccgcgcaccCGCTCCTGAAGCCGCTCTTCGCCGTCCACTCCcacctctcttccttctcccaG AGCAGGAGGCTGCTGGTGGCGGCACGGCGGGACGCGCTGCTGTCCGGGGAGCACTGCTTCGCGGCGGTGCTGGGGGACTCGGTggccggcgtggtggtggcCAATGGCATCAACAACTTCCTCAGCCTCTACAACACCGTGCTCGTCGTCAGGCTCGTGCTCACCTGGTTCCCCAACACGCCGCCCGCCATCGTCGCGCCTCTCAG CACGATCTGTGACCCGTACCTGAACATCTTCCGGGGCATCATCCCGCCGCTGGGGGGAACGCTGGACCTGTCGCCCATCCTCGCCTTCCTGGTCCTCAACGCCTtcaccagcaccgccgccgcgcttccGGCAGAGCTCCCCGACTCTGCGGCAGCTCCAGAGCATCATCGCCATAGCAGCGCTGCTACGTCCAGCTGCTCCGCGCCCCTTGACCTGACGGCCAACCAGAGGAAATGGATGCAGAGAATGCAGTCCCGGAAATCGCAGGGAGATGGTGATCACTAG